The Quercus robur chromosome 7, dhQueRobu3.1, whole genome shotgun sequence genome has a segment encoding these proteins:
- the LOC126691654 gene encoding uncharacterized protein LOC126691654: MDSQSSDVNALGDALHESLNIQHVQVSEPAPDGHEGEEDIHEWKETCPKKHLIKSETFPYPKLRLLPNSSSDEEGEEDEEPEIISQGLHSEESNDHAYSRSISLPTPLKLVSAMKGSRRTQGIPPKKLPVKWAPDVYDPRPTLMSHSVKNKSSQKYKNNKKNDKKNEKKNGKKGQKNSSHGISGKDKKQSRKAAKGSNEFEVFEVGSSNSHCGNSFLRKSHTEMHYPVAEAL, translated from the exons ATGGACAGTCAATCTTCTGATGTAAATGCCCTTGGGGATGCTCTTCACGAGTCGCTAAATATCCAACATGTTCAAGTGTCGGAACCTGCACCTGATGGGCATGAGGGGGAGGAAGACATACATGAATGGAAGGAAACTTGCCCAAAGAAGCATTTAATCAAGTCTGAAACCTTTCCATATCCAAAGTTAAGGTTGCTTCCTAATTCTTCTTCAGATGAAGAaggtgaagaagatgaggaaCCTGAAATAATATCACAGGGCCTCCATTCTGAGGAATCTAACGATCATGCCTACTCACGATCGATATCGTTGCCA ACTCCTTTGAAGCTTGTGTCTGCCATGAAAGGTAGCCGTAGGACTCAGGGGATTCCGCCGAAGAAACTGCCTGTGAAATGGGCTCCTGATGTGTATGATCCAAGGCCTACTTTGATGTCACACTCGGTTAAAAACAAGAGCTCACAGAAGTAtaaaaacaacaagaaaaatgacaagaaaaatgaaaagaaaaatggaaagaaagggCAGAAGAACTCTTCACATGGGATAAGTGGCAAGGACAAGAAACAATCTCGCAAGGCTGCTAAGGGTTCTAATGAATTTGAGGTTTTTGAAGTTGGCAGCTCCAACTCCCACTGTGGGAATAGCTTCCTTAGAAAATCACACACTGAGATGCACTACCCTGTTGCTGAAGCATTATGA